A genomic stretch from Sulfurimonas sediminis includes:
- a CDS encoding flagellar hook-length control protein FliK, which produces MIKLNNASSKQLHVILPNTNKALAEVLKSVSPQELQRLSKAKDLGSVLDALLKQSLHADTKQNQLLLDLLKNNPTLKNLTNTNATLKELLHTLRQNKTSLPLEKTLEKILTNIQDIHPKDLKTKLKNSGIFLEANIKNATNPKEVFASDLKAVLLKVHEELSNSAQPNKQEILKAIDKLLLQIDYNQLISHLQNSASLYIPYRWDALEEGNITLKNAKNKKFFCDIHLQLKEYGELDLRLALFEENQLSINISTKNETLKSLLQNNMPSLKKQLLHVNIVPKDIRFTQTEQNKYEKQVNDDLEMGFEVKV; this is translated from the coding sequence ATGATAAAATTAAACAATGCCTCTTCCAAGCAGTTACATGTAATCCTGCCAAATACCAACAAAGCTTTGGCGGAGGTTTTAAAAAGTGTTTCTCCACAGGAGTTGCAGAGACTCAGTAAAGCAAAAGATTTGGGTTCTGTTTTGGATGCCCTGCTTAAACAGTCTCTTCATGCAGACACCAAACAAAACCAACTCTTGCTTGATTTGTTGAAAAACAATCCGACACTGAAAAATCTGACAAATACAAATGCAACACTCAAAGAGCTTCTACACACCTTAAGACAGAACAAAACCTCACTGCCTTTGGAAAAAACACTTGAAAAAATTTTGACAAACATCCAAGACATACATCCAAAAGATCTCAAAACAAAACTCAAAAATTCCGGTATTTTTTTAGAAGCAAACATCAAAAACGCAACAAACCCAAAAGAGGTTTTTGCATCCGATCTTAAAGCAGTTTTACTCAAAGTACATGAAGAACTCAGTAATTCTGCACAGCCAAACAAACAAGAAATTCTCAAAGCTATAGACAAACTCCTGCTTCAGATTGACTACAACCAACTCATCTCACACCTTCAAAATTCTGCATCACTCTACATTCCTTATCGCTGGGATGCACTCGAAGAAGGCAATATAACGCTTAAAAATGCAAAAAACAAGAAATTTTTTTGCGACATTCATCTCCAGTTAAAAGAGTACGGTGAACTTGACTTACGATTGGCACTTTTTGAAGAAAATCAACTGAGTATAAATATCAGTACTAAAAATGAAACACTCAAGTCTCTTTTGCAAAACAATATGCCAAGCCTCAAAAAACAGCTATTACATGTAAATATAGTGCCAAAAGACATCCGTTTTACACAGACAGAGCAAAACAAATATGAAAAGCAGGTAAATGATGATTTGGAGATGGGTTTTGAGGTAAAAGTATGA